Proteins from a single region of Weeksella virosa DSM 16922:
- a CDS encoding RluA family pseudouridine synthase, whose protein sequence is MYKIHPLPNKKKIALPEKFTFPFYYDPHPLAIEASEILQNYLKTTTDFDHNFGLDNNRKDIEIGKMFGVLVVKTKENTLGFLAAFSGKLANKNHWDYFVPPIFDMLKKDSYFHQKEEILNDLNNSINTLENQSYFIDLQNYLTKYQLDYQKKITDQKQKMKRQKSQRDMLRRKLKEKLSPEEFENENAILINESLAEKRTLRDLKEKQNLTLKKIENQLSEYKKKIEDLKCKRKRISNHLQTYLFQQYQFLNQDKKSKNLLAIFGKNPPAAAGECAAPKLLQYAFLHDLLPICMAEFWWGASPKSAVRKHAQYYPACTQKCQPILGHMLSATLVDDNPLLIDTNKDKEIEFLYEDDAIIVINKPENFLSVPGIQVKDSVQTRLQQQYPHISSPMIVHRLDMQTSGLMVIAKSKIAHEKLQKQFLKKKVKKRYVALLGGEVNKYSGEINLPLRVDLEDRPRQLVCYQYGKNAKTLYQVESISNGITRIFFYPITGRTHQLRVHAAHSLGLDSPILGDDLYGQKASRLFLHAECLEFFHPISNKKLTFIKDPNF, encoded by the coding sequence ATGTATAAAATACACCCATTACCCAATAAAAAAAAAATAGCCTTACCCGAAAAATTTACATTTCCGTTCTACTACGATCCACACCCTTTGGCGATTGAAGCTTCGGAGATTCTACAAAACTATCTAAAAACAACCACAGATTTTGATCATAATTTTGGGTTAGATAATAATCGAAAAGATATAGAAATTGGTAAAATGTTTGGTGTTTTGGTTGTGAAAACAAAAGAGAACACACTAGGCTTTTTAGCCGCTTTTTCTGGGAAATTAGCCAATAAAAATCATTGGGATTATTTCGTTCCTCCCATTTTTGATATGTTGAAAAAAGACAGTTACTTTCATCAGAAAGAAGAAATTCTCAATGATTTGAATAATTCAATTAACACTTTAGAAAACCAAAGTTATTTTATTGATTTACAAAACTATCTAACCAAATATCAACTAGATTATCAAAAGAAAATTACTGATCAGAAGCAAAAAATGAAGCGACAGAAATCTCAACGAGATATGCTTCGCAGAAAGTTAAAAGAGAAGCTTTCTCCTGAGGAGTTTGAGAATGAAAATGCTATCCTAATAAACGAAAGTTTGGCGGAAAAAAGAACTTTACGAGATTTGAAGGAAAAGCAAAATCTTACTTTAAAAAAAATAGAAAACCAACTATCAGAATATAAAAAGAAGATAGAAGACTTAAAATGTAAACGAAAAAGAATATCCAATCATTTACAAACGTATTTATTTCAGCAATATCAATTTTTGAATCAAGACAAAAAATCGAAAAATTTATTGGCAATATTCGGTAAAAATCCGCCTGCTGCAGCCGGAGAATGTGCAGCGCCAAAACTATTGCAATATGCATTTTTACATGATTTACTACCTATATGCATGGCGGAATTTTGGTGGGGAGCTTCGCCAAAATCGGCCGTAAGAAAACATGCGCAATATTACCCTGCATGTACGCAAAAATGTCAACCAATTTTAGGACACATGCTAAGCGCAACACTTGTTGATGATAACCCATTGTTGATAGATACAAATAAAGATAAAGAAATTGAGTTTTTGTATGAAGATGATGCGATTATTGTCATCAATAAACCCGAGAATTTTCTTTCTGTACCAGGGATTCAAGTAAAAGATTCTGTACAAACTAGATTACAACAGCAATATCCTCATATTTCATCACCGATGATTGTACATCGATTAGATATGCAAACTTCTGGCTTAATGGTTATTGCAAAATCTAAAATAGCCCATGAGAAATTACAGAAACAATTTCTGAAAAAGAAAGTAAAAAAACGATACGTTGCTTTATTAGGGGGTGAAGTAAATAAATATTCGGGTGAAATTAACTTGCCTTTGAGAGTAGATTTAGAAGATCGTCCTCGTCAATTAGTTTGTTATCAATATGGTAAAAATGCTAAAACTCTTTACCAAGTAGAATCAATTTCAAATGGTATTACAAGAATATTTTTTTATCCTATAACAGGAAGAACTCACCAATTGCGTGTACATGCTGCTCATTCTTTGGGACTTGATTCGCCAATTTTAGGAGACGATCTATATGGACAAAAAGCTTCTCGGTTATTTTTACATGCCGAATGCTTAGAGTTTTTTCATCCAATATCAAATAAAAAACTTACATTTATCAAAGACCCAAATTTCTAA
- a CDS encoding DNA-directed RNA polymerase subunit omega: MNFKDIDAATTTVTYNRNKIEAKTGNIYEAIVIMGKRSEQINQEMKQELIQKLDDFASHTDSLEEVFENREQIEVSKFYERLPKPTSIAIKEWIDNDIYFRNPNED; the protein is encoded by the coding sequence ATGAACTTTAAAGATATAGATGCTGCAACAACAACTGTAACCTACAACCGAAACAAAATAGAGGCCAAAACTGGCAACATCTACGAAGCTATCGTAATCATGGGAAAACGTTCAGAGCAAATCAATCAAGAGATGAAGCAAGAACTTATCCAGAAATTAGATGATTTTGCCTCTCACACTGATTCTTTGGAGGAAGTTTTCGAAAATAGGGAACAAATAGAAGTATCAAAATTCTATGAGCGCTTACCAAAGCCTACTTCTATCGCAATCAAAGAATGGATAGATAATGATATTTATTTCAGAAATCCAAACGAGGATTAA
- the recN gene encoding DNA repair protein RecN, translating into MLQSLRVTNFAIIDELEVEFEKGLTTITGETGAGKSILIGALKLVLGERADMKLLKNQENKGIIEAIFQIKDLGLQTFFSEHELDYDQETIIRRELLPSGKSRAFINDTPVNINLLQKLSEQLIDIHSQFNTAKIIENNYQLHVLDAYAQDQLDIQSYQKEFTSYSLLQNEVELLKTQRQEMANNHDYNAYLLEELTKAELKKHELECLEEEAKTLSHAEDILANLAETSHLFQDEEFGLLTVLREVEQRLNKISSFSENLSTLYNRLLTARIELEDVQQDLEGELSSFEANPERLIEINERLDLLHNLLRKHQAQTIEELLEIEEKLAEQNFGLENIEETIARKEKDLVKLENLLEQKSLKLHKTREQSIPKVEKYIMQTLRQLGMPNAVLSIRLQTLPRFTSTGKSKVEFLFSANKGSEPKNIEKAVSGGERSRLMLAIKKLLAEHLQLPTLVLDEIDTGISGKIANDTGLVMKEMAKNMQLFVITHLPQVASKGNNQYKVYKTIDKNSASTKIKKLDHQERLNEIAQMISGSSVTDSALEQAKALMQ; encoded by the coding sequence ATGTTACAAAGTTTACGTGTCACAAATTTTGCAATCATAGACGAACTCGAGGTTGAGTTTGAAAAAGGTTTAACGACCATTACCGGTGAAACGGGTGCTGGTAAATCGATTTTAATAGGTGCTCTTAAATTGGTTTTAGGAGAAAGAGCCGATATGAAATTACTCAAAAATCAAGAAAATAAAGGAATTATTGAAGCAATTTTTCAGATAAAAGACTTGGGTCTCCAAACATTTTTTTCTGAACATGAACTGGATTACGATCAAGAAACCATCATCCGTAGAGAGTTATTGCCCTCTGGTAAATCTCGTGCTTTTATAAATGACACTCCAGTCAATATCAATCTATTACAAAAGTTATCTGAACAATTAATTGACATTCATTCTCAGTTCAACACAGCAAAAATTATCGAGAATAATTATCAACTTCATGTCTTGGATGCGTATGCACAAGATCAGCTAGATATCCAATCCTACCAAAAAGAGTTTACATCCTATAGCTTATTGCAAAATGAGGTTGAGCTATTGAAAACTCAGCGGCAAGAGATGGCAAACAACCACGATTATAATGCGTATTTGCTAGAAGAGCTTACGAAAGCAGAACTGAAAAAACATGAGCTAGAATGCTTAGAAGAAGAAGCTAAAACATTGAGCCATGCAGAAGATATTCTCGCCAATTTAGCAGAAACTTCACACCTTTTTCAAGATGAAGAATTTGGGCTATTGACTGTTTTACGAGAAGTTGAACAAAGACTAAATAAAATAAGTAGTTTTTCTGAAAACTTATCTACGCTATACAACCGACTGCTTACAGCAAGGATAGAGTTGGAAGATGTGCAACAAGATTTGGAAGGTGAGCTGAGTAGTTTTGAAGCAAATCCTGAGCGATTGATCGAAATTAATGAACGATTGGATTTATTGCATAATTTATTACGAAAACATCAAGCACAAACAATCGAGGAGCTTTTGGAGATCGAAGAAAAATTAGCAGAACAAAATTTTGGATTAGAAAATATAGAAGAAACGATTGCTAGAAAAGAGAAAGACCTTGTAAAGCTTGAAAATTTATTAGAGCAAAAGTCGCTAAAACTTCATAAAACAAGAGAACAATCGATACCGAAAGTGGAGAAATATATAATGCAAACATTACGACAGTTAGGAATGCCGAATGCTGTTTTATCGATTCGTTTACAAACTTTACCGCGTTTTACATCGACTGGTAAAAGTAAAGTAGAATTCCTTTTTAGTGCCAACAAAGGTTCAGAACCAAAAAATATTGAAAAAGCAGTTTCTGGTGGAGAAAGATCTCGTTTGATGCTGGCAATCAAAAAGCTGTTAGCAGAACACCTTCAACTACCTACACTGGTTTTGGACGAAATTGATACAGGTATTTCTGGTAAAATAGCCAATGATACAGGATTGGTTATGAAAGAAATGGCCAAAAATATGCAGCTTTTCGTAATTACGCATTTGCCACAAGTAGCCTCTAAAGGAAATAATCAATATAAGGTTTATAAGACAATAGACAAAAATTCTGCCTCTACAAAGATAAAAAAACTTGATCACCAAGAGCGTCTAAATGAAATTGCCCAAATGATCTCTGGATCATCGGTTACAGATTCTGCATTGGAACAGGCCAAAGCATTAATGCAATAA
- a CDS encoding alpha/beta fold hydrolase, producing the protein MLAHTLYTHPTSTEWVTFIHGAGGSSTIWFKQIRAFKKHFNVLLLDLRGHGRSKANLRSLFEKHYSFESIAKDIIEVLDYRKIQKSHFVGMSLGTIIIRQLAELQPNRLTSMVMGGAVMKVNLRGKVLITVGNLFKNILPYLFLYKILAFVIMPKNTHKESRSLFIREAKKLYQKEFLKWFKLTADVFPLLRVFREVECGIPTFYIMGEEDYMFLPSIKKIAKKHQRTAEIFIVPNSGHVVNVDQPAVFNEKVLDYLSKITS; encoded by the coding sequence TTGTTAGCACATACATTATATACACATCCTACGTCGACCGAATGGGTAACGTTTATTCACGGTGCAGGAGGAAGTTCGACAATTTGGTTTAAGCAAATCAGGGCTTTCAAAAAACATTTCAATGTTTTGTTGCTCGATTTACGTGGTCATGGAAGATCAAAAGCCAATTTACGTTCCTTATTCGAAAAGCATTACTCATTCGAGTCGATTGCCAAAGATATTATAGAAGTTTTGGATTATCGAAAAATCCAGAAATCTCATTTTGTTGGCATGTCACTAGGGACCATAATTATTAGGCAATTGGCAGAATTGCAACCCAATAGGTTGACTTCTATGGTGATGGGAGGTGCAGTAATGAAAGTAAATTTACGTGGAAAAGTACTGATAACTGTAGGAAATCTCTTCAAGAATATCTTACCATATTTGTTCTTGTATAAGATATTAGCCTTTGTCATTATGCCTAAGAACACTCATAAAGAATCACGTTCTCTTTTTATCCGAGAAGCTAAAAAACTGTATCAAAAAGAATTCTTGAAATGGTTTAAGTTAACGGCAGATGTTTTTCCTTTACTAAGAGTTTTTAGAGAAGTAGAGTGTGGTATTCCGACTTTTTATATTATGGGTGAAGAAGATTATATGTTTTTACCAAGCATTAAAAAAATTGCAAAAAAACATCAGCGCACGGCCGAAATTTTTATTGTTCCTAATTCTGGACATGTAGTCAATGTCGATCAGCCTGCAGTTTTTAATGAAAAAGTTCTTGATTATCTTAGTAAAATCACCTCTTAA
- the hemB gene encoding porphobilinogen synthase: protein MDIPIRHRRLRINESVRSLIRENHLSTKDFISPIFINEGVNNKEAIPSMPGIYRLSLDLLKEEIKLIWQLGIRAVNIYVKVDQSLKDNTGKEAWNPDGLMQRAIKTVKEIAPEMVVMPDVALDPYSMFGHDGIVKNGTVLNDETVEALVKMSISHAESGADFVAPSDMMDGRVAAIRQGLDQNGFTKVGIMSYAAKYASNFYGPFRDALDSAPVDNQEIPRDKKTYQMDYHNSIEALREAEADVIEGADILMVKPGMAYLDIVRLVKDHLQVPVSVYQVSGEYAMIKAASEKGWLDHDQVMLESLTAFKRAGADLISTYFAKEAAVLLNNE from the coding sequence ATGGATATTCCTATTCGTCATAGAAGATTAAGAATCAACGAATCGGTTCGATCGCTAATCCGAGAAAATCATTTAAGCACCAAGGATTTCATCTCACCTATTTTTATCAATGAAGGCGTAAACAATAAAGAGGCAATCCCTTCTATGCCAGGTATTTATCGTCTATCTTTGGATTTATTGAAAGAAGAGATTAAGCTGATTTGGCAGTTGGGAATTCGTGCAGTTAATATTTATGTAAAAGTAGATCAATCTCTAAAAGACAATACAGGAAAGGAAGCATGGAATCCCGACGGTTTGATGCAAAGAGCTATCAAAACGGTAAAAGAAATTGCTCCCGAAATGGTGGTAATGCCTGATGTGGCATTGGACCCTTATTCGATGTTTGGACATGATGGAATTGTAAAAAACGGAACTGTCTTGAATGATGAAACGGTAGAAGCTTTAGTGAAAATGTCTATTTCGCATGCAGAAAGTGGGGCAGATTTCGTGGCTCCGTCGGACATGATGGATGGACGAGTAGCGGCTATACGACAAGGGTTGGATCAAAACGGATTTACCAAAGTTGGGATTATGTCGTATGCGGCAAAATATGCAAGTAATTTCTACGGACCTTTCCGCGATGCTTTGGATAGCGCTCCAGTAGACAACCAAGAAATACCGAGAGATAAAAAAACCTATCAAATGGACTACCATAATAGTATAGAAGCTTTGAGAGAGGCAGAAGCAGATGTAATAGAAGGTGCAGATATTTTGATGGTAAAACCAGGAATGGCTTATTTGGATATAGTGCGATTAGTGAAAGATCATTTGCAAGTACCTGTCTCTGTTTATCAGGTTTCGGGTGAATATGCAATGATCAAAGCAGCATCAGAAAAAGGATGGCTCGATCATGACCAAGTCATGTTAGAATCCTTAACGGCTTTTAAAAGAGCAGGTGCAGATCTCATCTCTACCTATTTTGCAAAAGAAGCAGCGGTATTATTAAATAACGAATGA
- a CDS encoding ferritin: MISQVILDALNKQIKLEGDSSQLYLAMASWAEVKGLEGSANFLYAHADEERMHMLKLIKFINERGGKAHVPQIEEPDQSFSSLKDVFKAILKHEIFVSESINEIVGLTLDERDYTTHNFLQWYVSEQIEEERLARTILDKLEMIGEDKGGLYLFDRDVANMDQGKTAE, from the coding sequence ATGATTTCACAAGTAATTCTCGATGCATTAAACAAGCAAATAAAATTAGAAGGAGATTCTTCTCAACTCTATTTGGCAATGGCTTCTTGGGCAGAAGTCAAAGGATTAGAAGGTTCTGCCAATTTTTTATATGCCCACGCTGATGAGGAAAGAATGCATATGCTGAAATTAATCAAATTTATCAACGAGCGCGGAGGTAAAGCACATGTGCCACAAATAGAAGAGCCAGACCAAAGCTTTTCAAGCCTTAAAGATGTTTTCAAGGCAATCTTGAAACACGAGATTTTTGTCTCAGAAAGCATCAACGAAATTGTCGGACTTACCCTTGATGAACGTGATTATACTACCCACAACTTCTTGCAATGGTATGTTTCTGAACAGATTGAAGAAGAACGACTTGCACGCACTATTCTCGATAAACTAGAAATGATTGGTGAAGACAAAGGAGGTCTCTATCTATTTGATCGAGATGTAGCCAATATGGATCAAGGAAAAACAGCTGAATAG
- a CDS encoding outer membrane protein assembly factor BamD — translation MFKKVSLTFLVATMLTSCNTQYNKAMKSSDKDEIFSIANTLFEQGKYDLALELYNRISTSFVGTEKAADIAYNIAQANYNDENYRLSGHLFKNFAGTYPLDHRAEDALYLSAFSYYKDSPRYNLDQTSTYNAIDEMQNFINTYPESEHVAQANEYIDELRGKLEKKAFEIARVYYKTMKYKAAGVAFDNMVDDFPDSKYREEAMLYSLRSKAELAMNFSRLEHKELRLQEALTQYKLFSRLYPESSFKSEAEKINTSLAKAINDFDKVKAQIDMHKEAQEAKDRNVQYNLDNQTVN, via the coding sequence ATGTTTAAAAAAGTTAGTTTAACCTTTCTTGTGGCCACGATGCTTACTTCGTGTAATACGCAATACAACAAAGCAATGAAAAGCTCTGATAAAGACGAGATTTTTTCTATTGCTAACACATTGTTCGAGCAAGGTAAATACGATTTAGCACTTGAGCTATACAATCGAATTTCCACCTCTTTTGTCGGAACAGAAAAGGCTGCAGATATTGCCTATAATATTGCGCAAGCCAATTACAACGATGAAAACTATCGTTTATCAGGGCATTTGTTTAAGAATTTTGCTGGCACCTACCCCTTGGATCACCGTGCAGAAGATGCACTATACTTATCGGCTTTTTCTTATTACAAAGATTCTCCGCGTTACAATCTCGATCAGACCAGTACATATAATGCGATTGATGAAATGCAAAACTTCATCAATACCTATCCAGAGTCTGAGCACGTAGCCCAAGCCAATGAATATATTGACGAACTTCGAGGTAAATTAGAGAAAAAAGCATTCGAAATAGCCCGTGTGTATTATAAAACAATGAAATACAAAGCAGCGGGAGTTGCTTTTGATAATATGGTAGACGATTTTCCGGATTCCAAATACAGAGAAGAAGCCATGCTCTATTCTCTTCGTTCGAAAGCCGAATTAGCGATGAATTTTAGCCGATTAGAGCATAAAGAACTTCGTCTACAAGAAGCACTCACCCAATATAAATTATTTTCGCGTTTATATCCAGAATCTAGCTTCAAAAGCGAAGCTGAAAAAATCAATACAAGCCTAGCCAAAGCTATCAACGATTTTGATAAAGTGAAAGCACAAATCGATATGCATAAAGAAGCACAAGAAGCTAAAGATAGAAACGTACAATATAACTTAGATAATCAAACTGTAAATTAA
- the trmD gene encoding tRNA (guanosine(37)-N1)-methyltransferase TrmD → MRIDIITVLPELLTSPFSASIMKRAQDKGLVEIHVHDLREFGKGKYRHVDDYPYGGSSGMVLMCEPLDQCIEKLVAQRTYDEIIYLTPDGKTLNQSIANSFSLKKNLMMICGHYKGIDQRIRDMWVTKEISIGDYVLSGGEFGAIILADSIIRLIPGVLGDETSALSDSFQDNLLAPPVYTRPAEYKGHKVPEILLSGNFPKIEKWLHEQAIERTRARRPDLLDE, encoded by the coding sequence ATGCGAATAGATATCATCACCGTTTTACCAGAATTATTAACAAGTCCTTTTAGTGCTTCGATCATGAAACGTGCTCAGGATAAAGGATTGGTCGAAATTCATGTTCATGATTTACGAGAATTTGGGAAAGGTAAATATAGACATGTGGACGATTATCCGTATGGAGGTAGTTCGGGTATGGTGCTAATGTGTGAGCCACTAGATCAATGTATAGAAAAATTAGTAGCTCAAAGAACGTACGATGAGATTATTTACCTTACGCCCGATGGCAAAACCCTAAATCAATCCATAGCGAATAGCTTTTCGTTGAAGAAAAACTTAATGATGATTTGCGGTCATTACAAAGGAATCGACCAGAGAATTCGTGATATGTGGGTGACCAAAGAAATCTCTATAGGTGATTATGTATTGAGTGGAGGTGAATTCGGGGCAATTATTTTGGCCGATAGTATAATTCGACTGATTCCAGGTGTATTGGGTGATGAAACTTCTGCTCTCTCCGACTCTTTTCAGGACAATCTATTAGCTCCACCTGTTTATACGCGTCCTGCAGAGTACAAAGGGCATAAAGTTCCTGAGATTTTATTGTCCGGTAATTTCCCGAAAATAGAAAAATGGCTACATGAGCA
- the dapA gene encoding 4-hydroxy-tetrahydrodipicolinate synthase encodes MKNLMGTGVALITPFKEDKSIDFPALEKLVDYTIEGGVEFLVVLGTTAETATLTAEEQKAVIETVIRANKQRVALVLGIGGNNTTAVVEAYKTSDLGAFEAVLTVSPYYNRPSQEGIYQHYKMIASQTDSKIILYNVPSRTGSNIEAETTVRLANEFDNIIAIKEASPNFLQSTDVLRQNTRRDFFVLSGDDEFALPMTLAGGKGVISVIAQGIPQQFSSMIRLGLERKVDQAYEAHYKMVEITRAIFAEGNPAGIKSVLHHQGICSPYTRLPLMPATENLSQTIKKILNNIN; translated from the coding sequence ATGAAAAATTTAATGGGAACTGGAGTTGCTCTAATTACTCCGTTCAAAGAAGATAAAAGTATTGATTTTCCTGCCTTGGAGAAGTTAGTAGATTATACTATCGAAGGTGGAGTAGAATTTTTGGTTGTTTTAGGAACAACTGCAGAAACAGCTACGTTGACTGCAGAAGAACAAAAAGCAGTAATAGAGACTGTCATTCGAGCAAACAAACAACGAGTTGCCTTAGTTTTAGGGATTGGAGGTAATAACACTACGGCTGTTGTAGAGGCGTATAAAACAAGTGATTTAGGAGCTTTTGAAGCAGTGTTGACCGTCTCTCCTTATTACAATCGACCAAGCCAAGAAGGTATTTATCAGCATTATAAAATGATTGCATCGCAAACCGATTCTAAAATAATTTTGTATAATGTACCAAGCAGAACTGGTTCTAATATCGAAGCAGAAACAACTGTACGTTTGGCCAACGAGTTTGACAATATCATAGCAATAAAAGAAGCTTCGCCAAATTTTCTACAATCAACCGATGTCCTACGACAAAATACAAGGAGGGATTTTTTTGTTTTGTCTGGTGATGACGAATTTGCTTTACCGATGACATTGGCGGGAGGAAAAGGAGTGATTTCTGTCATAGCACAAGGAATTCCACAACAATTTTCTTCTATGATACGTTTAGGTTTAGAAAGAAAAGTAGATCAAGCCTACGAAGCACATTATAAGATGGTAGAAATTACCCGAGCAATTTTTGCAGAAGGTAATCCTGCCGGTATAAAATCAGTTTTGCATCATCAAGGAATTTGTTCTCCATATACACGATTACCACTGATGCCGGCTACAGAAAATCTATCCCAAACCATAAAAAAAATATTAAATAATATAAATTAA
- the coaBC gene encoding bifunctional phosphopantothenoylcysteine decarboxylase/phosphopantothenate--cysteine ligase CoaBC, protein MSRLKNKNILVAVTAGIAAYKVAILVRLLVKQEAQVKVIMTPDARSFVTPLTLSTLSKNSVEWKFFSDNGDWNNHVEFALWADYMIIAPCTANTLSAMANGTCNNLVLATYLSAKCPVIIAPAMDLDMYQHPTTKSNLEILEKNNVHIIPSESGELASGLVGEGRMAEPEHIVDFLDKLIEKDLPLFGKHVLISAGPTYENIDPVRFIGNYSSGKMGYSLAEASYLLGAKVTLVSGPSAEKVSHKEITVQKITSAQDMYTAMHNNFLEADITIMAAAVADYRPKEIAEQKIKKDDDTMIIELVKNPDILKSLGEIKTPDQILVGFALETNNEIAFAEKKLKKKNLDFIVLNSMRDKEAGFQKDTNKITILDRNGEQKSFETKSKKEVAFDILSYLITQKLS, encoded by the coding sequence ATGTCTAGACTGAAGAATAAAAATATACTTGTGGCAGTAACTGCCGGAATAGCGGCCTACAAGGTCGCTATTTTAGTTAGATTGCTCGTCAAGCAGGAAGCTCAGGTAAAAGTGATAATGACGCCTGATGCACGAAGTTTTGTTACACCTCTCACCCTTTCTACCCTTTCTAAAAATTCAGTAGAATGGAAGTTTTTTAGCGATAATGGTGATTGGAATAACCATGTAGAATTTGCTCTTTGGGCCGATTATATGATCATTGCGCCATGTACCGCGAATACGCTTTCTGCGATGGCAAATGGCACATGTAACAACCTTGTGCTTGCAACATATTTGTCGGCAAAATGTCCTGTGATTATTGCGCCAGCTATGGATTTGGATATGTATCAACATCCAACTACTAAGTCGAATTTAGAAATTCTTGAGAAAAATAATGTTCACATAATTCCATCAGAAAGCGGTGAGTTGGCAAGTGGTTTAGTTGGCGAAGGCCGTATGGCAGAACCTGAACATATAGTCGATTTTTTGGATAAACTTATCGAAAAAGATTTACCCCTTTTTGGTAAACATGTTTTGATTTCTGCAGGTCCGACATATGAAAATATTGATCCGGTTCGATTCATCGGAAATTATTCTTCGGGCAAAATGGGTTATTCGCTGGCTGAAGCTTCTTATTTACTTGGTGCTAAAGTAACCTTGGTCTCAGGTCCAAGTGCCGAAAAAGTTTCTCATAAGGAAATTACTGTCCAAAAAATTACTTCTGCGCAAGATATGTATACTGCGATGCACAACAATTTTCTAGAGGCAGATATTACCATAATGGCAGCTGCTGTAGCAGATTATCGTCCTAAAGAAATAGCCGAACAAAAAATAAAAAAAGACGACGATACAATGATTATCGAGTTGGTGAAAAATCCTGATATTCTGAAATCACTAGGCGAAATCAAAACTCCAGATCAAATATTGGTAGGATTTGCATTGGAAACCAATAATGAAATTGCTTTTGCAGAAAAAAAATTGAAAAAGAAAAACCTAGATTTCATTGTACTCAATTCGATGAGAGACAAAGAAGCTGGTTTCCAGAAAGACACCAATAAGATTACTATCTTAGATCGAAATGGTGAACAAAAAAGCTTCGAAACAAAATCGAAAAAAGAAGTTGCCTTCGATATTTTATCCTATCTTATCACCCAAAAATTATCATGA
- the porD gene encoding type IX secretion system protein PorD, with protein sequence MNKLLSIICFVFVSTFSWAQTFVADVNIDYSQVQGSNTQVYQTLQRSLKDFINNTNWTTTRLKPHERIEANFNIIIINKTGNEYKASLLVQSRRPVFNSTYYTPMLNLADNNFTFEYSENEQLIFNDRKFSNKNLTDVVAFYIYMILGYDADSFARNGGTEYYKTAQKIAQLGQGTKFSGWSDLDGLQARSLLASNFLKSDANNLRTTIYQYHRSGLDLMAESDMRAKNNLGNALLQLDFYAKGNYQQFYPVDLFISAKKDEITKIFGGGPVSTVNLPQLKEILNTLSPKNRETWNNLKK encoded by the coding sequence ATGAATAAGTTGCTTTCAATAATTTGTTTTGTTTTTGTGTCTACTTTTAGTTGGGCGCAAACCTTCGTAGCAGATGTCAATATAGATTATTCGCAAGTGCAGGGCTCGAACACACAGGTGTATCAAACTTTACAAAGATCTTTAAAAGATTTTATTAATAATACGAATTGGACCACTACCCGATTGAAACCGCACGAAAGAATCGAAGCAAATTTCAATATCATCATCATCAACAAAACCGGCAACGAGTACAAAGCTTCACTCCTCGTTCAATCGAGAAGACCGGTTTTCAACTCCACCTATTATACACCGATGCTGAACCTAGCTGATAATAACTTTACTTTTGAATATTCTGAAAATGAACAATTGATTTTCAACGATCGGAAGTTTAGCAATAAAAATCTTACCGATGTAGTGGCATTTTACATCTACATGATTTTAGGTTATGATGCAGATTCTTTTGCCAGAAATGGCGGAACAGAATATTACAAAACCGCACAAAAAATAGCACAATTAGGGCAAGGTACCAAGTTCAGTGGTTGGAGCGATTTGGATGGCTTACAGGCGAGAAGCCTATTGGCGAGTAATTTCCTGAAAAGTGATGCCAATAACTTGCGGACAACTATTTATCAGTACCACAGAAGTGGCTTAGATTTAATGGCAGAAAGCGATATGCGAGCAAAAAACAACTTAGGAAACGCACTGTTACAATTGGATTTTTATGCAAAAGGTAATTATCAACAGTTTTATCCTGTAGATTTATTTATTTCGGCAAAAAAAGATGAAATCACAAAAATTTTTGGTGGAGGCCCTGTTTCTACGGTGAATCTTCCTCAATTGAAAGAAATATTAAACACGCTTTCTCCGAAAAATAGAGAAACCTGGAACAATCTGAAAAAATAA